The region CTCTTTCAGAACTCAAGGTTGTTAAGGTTCAGCCTCCGTCTCGAGCGAAGTCGTACACCCAACCATAAACTTCATTTCATGAACGCAAAAGAGCAAACTTCGCGTTGCGGTTCAAAAAGGCCAAATCTCAGAAGAAAACCCGGAAAAGATGGTTCGCGAACTCCCCAGGGAGATAGATTCCTGCATCGGCTCTTATACCCATCTTCGTGACTTTCCCCGCCAAGATGAAGCCCTCCACATGCTCAAGCGGATCGCCTCCGTTGTCAAGCCCATAATGAGAGCTCGACACTGGAAAGTAGGGCAACTATGCGAGTTTTACCCAGATCAGTacaacctcctcggcctaAACTACAACAGGGGGCAGCGAATCCTCCTCCGACTTCGATATGCCGGAGACAGGAATCAATTCTTGCCTTTTGAGCAAGTCATGGACACCATGCTTCACGAACTCTCTCACATCATCCACGGCCCCCACGACCAGGTCTTTCATGCACTATGGAACCAGCTCAGAGAAGAACTGGAGGGTCTGTTTATGAAGGGTTACACAGGCGAGGGTTTCCTATCCAAGGGCCACAAGCTGGGCGGCCAAGTGCCATATTCCGAAATCCAACGCATAACTCGCATTGAAGCCGAAAGACGCAAGGCAGAAAAGGAAGCAAGCAAAAAGGGGGCCGGTCACAAACTAGGCGGCTCAAAGCCAGCCCCAGGTCGGAACATCAGGAAAATCATCGCCGATACTGTCGAGCGACGAAACCGCACCGACAAGGGTTGTGGAAACGAGAACCGCAACGAGGAGGAAATCCGCCAAATATCCGAGACCTGGAGGCGAAACGGCTTCAAGACCCAAGCCGAGGAAGACGCAGCCAACGAAGCAGCCATTGCCCAAGCCCTCTGGGAACTCGTCCAAGAAGACGAAAAGCGGAAATACGGCAGCTCTTACGTTCCACCTACAGCTGAAAATCCATACGGCAACGGCGGAGGAACTCTCATCAACGGCGAAGGCTCAAGCAGCAACACTTACCGCCCGCCACAACGACCAAACAGCTACTatccaccacaacaacaaccaaacaccaccaccaccacctaccccccaccctcttcccGCTCCCgtccaacctcaaccccagTATCCAAAGGCACAATAACAGAGTACTActccccccaaccagccCCCCGTCCCCCAGTAATCGGCGACGGATTCGCCGGTGGCCCGACATACtacccacccccccaccaacccgccagaccaccaccgccagttCCCCTCACAACCCGgccactaccaccaccaccaccaccaccaccaccagcagctaCCCCAATCATCCGAACcgtctccccccctcctctctccgACAAAGATGCCTACTGGGAGTGTCCAAGATGTACCTACCACAACTCCCTCCAGCGCCCCCAAAACTGCGAGATGTGCGCTGCTCCCGGCCCGGCTCTTgatccttcctcttccagaCCACCCcgaccacaacagcaacaagaagTAGTagacctcacctcctcctccagcccgcccctcccaccccgcaAGAGACACACGTCGCGCAGCAACCCCCCCGAGCAGCCAAACCCGcgaaggagcagcaggaaCCCGTTTAGGAATAGCACATCCGCTTCGAGCAGTAcgaccaccatcaccaaaaggAACTCGAGTTCGGCGCCATCAAAACCTCAACCGTCATATTGGGGGTGTTCGTACTGCGGGAACAGGATGGAAAGCCAGTGGTGGACTTGCAATGTCTGCGGGAAGATGAAGGATAAATCCTAAACCAGCTGGCTAGCGGTGGATCgtaggggagggagggtgttTTGGTACGTAGTAAGATATAACAAACCGGCTCAGCATCTAAAGGATAGACGTGGACAACAATGAATTAGTGTACTCGCTCAAATCATGACACATAACTTGCTAAAACGTGATAATACGATACGACATGGGTAAGGTTAGGTATGGCGATTTCCCGggtattataaaaaatatgTACGTTacccttctctctctcctctcatTCCCACTATCACTCCCAGTTTGCAAGGCATATAAATTCCCAACAAATAAAACAGGAATCCAAGAAACCATTGCCATCATCATTTCCAAGAATAAAAAAACCACCATCCTGACTGCCAACGCCCTCCTCCCGGCATCTCTCCCCCACACATTCAAacatccttcttcccctcccccctctcctcctccttctcctgctcctcatCCGAATCCATCACCTCGACCGGCTCCCCCCTCGCCACCCACGCCGCATaatcctccctctccctcttctctgCATACCACTGCCCCGCCTGTagcaccaacacccccaccaGCACAAACGCCAAAATAGTATGACTCGCGCTCAGCACCCTCaagctctcctccctcgtcagctccacctcccccgtcaGCGGTCCGTTGTGAACAGCAAACTTCTCtccgccctcaccctctAGCTGCTCGGCGAGCGCATTCATCGGCGTGACTACGTTGGTGATGTACACCCCCGCAGCGATGAGATAGAGCAACAGGGAGCCGCCATCAAACAAAAAGTTGGACTCGGCGGCGCGGTAGAGCTTGGTGAAAAAACCGAGGAAGCCGACGGCGATGATcatgtggaggaggcgggagatCAAAGGGGGGGCGGCGTGCATGAAGCGGAGGTGGGTTTCGATCTGGGAgatgtggaggggggtgatggggttgggggaccagaggagggggaagtcgtaggggaaggaggcgaaGAGGATTCCTAAAAAGAAGCAGACCGctgagagagggggggttagTTAGTATAtggtgggtgggaaaggggggagagaCAAACGGCCTATGATGAGAAAGGTCGCGAAGGAGCCGGAGCCGCGGTAGTTTTGGGACATGGTGGTTTTATTGGGATCGAGTTTCATTTTGGCCGGTTCAGTGCCCCGTATGTGCGTGAGAGTTGAGGTTGAAGAGCAAGATGGGAGGTGGTCTCGGATTAAAAAGTTAGACAGGTTGCTCTCGCTGTTTTGTCTCGcgggtgttgttgacgaCCTTAATTACAGAAGCTCTGTGAATGTTCTGTACAGTTGAGATGACACGGCTGATATGTCGTCCCGCGCGCGCGCGCAAGTGTGAGGGTCTCTGTCGTGGTGATTGTTCAGCGGATGTTGTAGCAGCAAAAGAAGCTCGGATTCTTCAAAAAGAAGCTCCCGCCCGCGACAGGACCAAGCTTCCCGCTGTGCTGTGACATTGGCTTGGAACCCCACTCTTGCCGAGCTCTGGGGATGACGAAATGCCCGTGCCCGAGAGCTAGCTCAAAGTGGGGCATGGCTCGTTATCTTATCAATTACACGCTCACCAACACTTCCCATTTCATCTTCAGCTTCAACAATACCATGATTATTGTTGATAAGATGCGGGCAAGTGTCAGTTATGTTGGCCATGACATGGCAAGCTACTCAGGTCACGCATTCATTCCTAATGCAATATCTACATAAAACTCCTAGTTATTGTCTTTGCTGTTGATCATTTTACATCAGGGAGCGTCTCACCATCACAGGCAAGCGAACCACTATACGGTGTAATGGAGCGAAATTGTCTATTCTATCTGTAGGTAACGACTGACTCAACACCTTGTTGTTATTTTTACAAGCTCCACACCAAATATACGAAACTCTACCCCCTTACAGTCTCCAACTAATACTCATCCCCCAACATCTTCATCCCATGCTCATTatacctctcccccaccacctcaaaaGTCTTCAGCACCGTCTCAATCTCCCTCATATCCTCCTCGCTCaactccacctccaccgcattctccctcaccctctccggCTTCGACGCCCCCGGAATAGGGATAATCACCGGCATCCCCGGCCTCCTCGACAGAGCCAGCACCCAGTTAATCGCAATCTGCGCCGCCGTCAAacccttcctctccgccaacctcTGCACCTCCTTGACCAGTTCCATGTTCTTCCCAAACACCTCCGGCTGAAACCTCGGCAGTCCCCGCCGGTAGTCACCCTCAGGGatatcctcccaccccttgaTCTGGCCAgtcaacatccccctccccaaaggGCTATAAGCCAAAACCACAATCCCCAACTCCGCGCACGCCTCCAGAACCCCATTCTCCAACGGCTCCGTCTGCCACAAGCTCAACTCAACCTCCACACTCTCAATCTTTGCCACCTTTGCCGCGCGTCTGATCGTCGCGGCGCTGACCTCACTAAGGGAAATTCCACGGAtattccccttttccacctccctctgcaGCGCAGCCACCGTGTCCTCGATCTCAACCTTGGGATCTCTTCTCGCTGGCTCGAACTGATCGATTAGCCCCTTGCCACCAATCTGCTCGACAGAGCGCGCGACTGATTCGGCGACGCCGGCGGGGGAGCTGTCGACTTcaaaggagggggtgatgcagcctttgatgttgaggaggatcttgtccttgtcctgGGGGTATTGGGCGTAGTAGgccttgaggagggtgagggagttgtGGGTGGGGGGGCCGTAGAATTCGCCGCCGTTGAGGTAGGTCATGTTGTTGAGGACGGCTTCGcggatggcggcgatggcttcttggttggtggctggctgggggCGCCAGGTCAGGCCCATGAGGCCGAAGCCGATGTTGCCGATGGTTTTGCCTTGGATTGTGTGGGGCATTTTGGAGGCgtgtggtgttggagatTGTGTTGTTGAGTATGGTTGAGGTGATGAGGGTGAAGGTAAGTGTTGAAGTTGAGTTGTCCTGAGatgcgtgtgtgtgtgggtgtgtgtgtgtgtgagagagagagagagagtgatGGTTTGAAAATCGTTCTTGGATGTGTGTTGAGTTCAGGTATTTGTACTCTTCCCAAGCTCAAGTGGTGACAGCGTGTTAGTGCTCCTGTTTGCTGAATTGCTGGCGGTGACAGCGGAGATAACAGGCCTCTAGATTGGTGAGCGGAATTTAGAGCTCAAAGCCACCGGGACTTCGTTTTCCCCTGTTGGTTCCTTATTTCCACTCTCCAGTTTTCAAGGACTCAAAAGGAATCTCCGTTAAACCCAGCAATTACTAAAGCTACAAACCGGACACAGGATGGAATGAAGCCTTTACTTCCTCATGGACATTGTACACACAACGAGGCTAAGTCCAGGTGTGTCAATTATAGATAATGGTTAACTAGCCAAGACTTGGAGCTGATTGAATGGCGGGGTGCGGCACTTAGATAAGAGGGGCTAACCACCTTGAAGCCTCTCGGCAATGAATGGACTTGGCATCGTGACAGCTTAAAAAGACGTCAAGTGAGGAGGATAATATCTTGTGTGGCCTCACGATGTGTAGCTCATATGTGAGTAAGCATCTTATCATATCAGATCTCCGGGCCCGAGGGAAGATCAAAATGCTTaactccagctccagccaaTCGCAAATAAGTGAGGCAAAGTCGCCCGGAGTTAGCATCGCATGATTGGCACAATGGCCGGTTCCACCGACTGACATTCTGGCAGGCAACTCGGATGCAGAATGACGCGACCGGGCTCCTTCCGGCAACAAAAGGACCAGTTGGAGATAAAGCAGGCAAATCCAGGTTCGATTCTCCAACTTGTTAAATCCGCTCTGGCTGCCAGCCAAGGATCTAGAGCTTCTTTCAATGCATCGTTGCAAAAGTCGCAATATGGCGGCGCACTGACGCCACTGACTGTCCCTTCTGCATCTCTCTGTCCTGCACCTGCTGCATTGCCCTTCGGTAAATTGTGCCGTGCCACTATAGACTCAGACTCCCTACTACAAAAGACCTTGCCCCGCGAAACACATCGAATCATGGCTCAACGAGCCGATACCTCGTCGTCACCCGCTGCGACGTCGCCTGCtgctcctcaacccctctCTCGAGAAGGACGAACCCTTCCAGGTCGCCAGCCGTTGATGAGGAAAAAGTCAGCCCAGGACCGGATCAATGAAATCCTAGAGGTCAGTGACCGTTGAATCTTCCAAAATCAGCTCAAGCCCCCGGGTTGTGGCCACCGATACACGAACTTTTGAAGGGTCTTCCCCACACGCGACCAACTCAAACACTttcttcccccccatctTTCCACGCCGCCGCGATTTCAAGATCTTCTTTTCTCGTGACCACCGAATCTCGGGCGCCGGTCCG is a window of Podospora pseudopauciseta strain CBS 411.78 chromosome 1, whole genome shotgun sequence DNA encoding:
- the CSH3 gene encoding Protein csh3 (COG:S; EggNog:ENOG503P2BZ), giving the protein MKLDPNKTTMSQNYRGSGSFATFLIIGPVCFFLGILFASFPYDFPLLWSPNPITPLHISQIETHLRFMHAAPPLISRLLHMIIAVGFLGFFTKLYRAAESNFLFDGGSLLLYLIAAGVYITNVVTPMNALAEQLEGEGGEKFAVHNGPLTGEVELTREESLRVLSASHTILAFVLVGVLVLQAGQWYAEKREREDYAAWVARGEPVEVMDSDEEQEKEEERGEGKKDV
- a CDS encoding hypothetical protein (COG:D; MEROPS:MER0215799; EggNog:ENOG503Q3MF); this translates as MVRELPREIDSCIGSYTHLRDFPRQDEALHMLKRIASVVKPIMRARHWKVGQLCEFYPDQYNLLGLNYNRGQRILLRLRYAGDRNQFLPFEQVMDTMLHELSHIIHGPHDQVFHALWNQLREELEGLFMKGYTGEGFLSKGHKLGGQVPYSEIQRITRIEAERRKAEKEASKKGAGHKLGGSKPAPGRNIRKIIADTVERRNRTDKGCGNENRNEEEIRQISETWRRNGFKTQAEEDAANEAAIAQALWELVQEDEKRKYGSSYVPPTAENPYGNGGGTLINGEGSSSNTYRPPQRPNSYYPPQQQPNTTTTTYPPPSSRSRPTSTPVSKGTITEYYSPQPAPRPPVIGDGFAGGPTYYPPPHQPARPPPPVPLTTRPPPPPPAATPIIRTVSPPPLSDKDAYWECPRCTYHNSLQRPQNCEMCAAPGPALDPSSSRPPRPQQQQEVVDLTSSSSPPLPPRKRHTSRSNPPEQPNPRRSSRNPFRNSTSASSSTTTITKRNSSSAPSKPQPSYWGCSYCGNRMESQWWTCNVCGKMKDKS
- a CDS encoding hypothetical protein (EggNog:ENOG503NWNE; COG:C), whose protein sequence is MPHTIQGKTIGNIGFGLMGLTWRPQPATNQEAIAAIREAVLNNMTYLNGGEFYGPPTHNSLTLLKAYYAQYPQDKDKILLNIKGCITPSFEVDSSPAGVAESVARSVEQIGGKGLIDQFEPARRDPKVEIEDTVAALQREVEKGNIRGISLSEVSAATIRRAAKVAKIESVEVELSLWQTEPLENGVLEACAELGIVVLAYSPLGRGMLTGQIKGWEDIPEGDYRRGLPRFQPEVFGKNMELVKEVQRLAERKGLTAAQIAINWVLALSRRPGMPVIIPIPGASKPERVRENAVEVELSEEDMREIETVLKTFEVVGERYNEHGMKMLGDEY